The following proteins come from a genomic window of Geomonas sp. RF6:
- a CDS encoding ABC transporter ATP-binding protein gives MLEIKGLTVSYGAIKALQGIDLTIEEGEIVSLLGANGAGKTTALRAVSRLLPIERGDILFQGKSIAAVPVHSIVSLGIAHVPEGRGIFPSLTVLENLKLATWTCKEKSRIPDLRREVFRLFPRLEERKSQLAGTLSGGEQQMLALGRAMMTDCKVMLLDEPSMGLSPLLVKEVFRIIREINAKGTTILLVEQNANMALKIADRGYVLETGRIVLEGSARDLAHDPRVKEAYLGHQEGEEGGGRPEVNVPLSPPPLSAGYSESTIS, from the coding sequence CTGCTGGAGATAAAGGGTCTCACCGTCTCCTACGGCGCCATAAAGGCGCTGCAGGGGATCGACCTGACGATCGAGGAAGGGGAGATCGTCTCCCTTTTGGGAGCAAACGGGGCGGGGAAGACCACCGCGCTGCGGGCTGTTTCACGCCTTCTCCCCATAGAACGGGGGGACATCCTCTTTCAGGGGAAGAGCATCGCCGCGGTGCCTGTCCACTCAATCGTCTCTCTCGGCATCGCCCACGTCCCCGAAGGGAGGGGCATCTTCCCGAGCCTTACCGTGCTGGAAAACCTGAAGCTGGCGACCTGGACCTGCAAGGAGAAGAGCAGGATTCCCGATCTGCGCCGGGAGGTGTTCCGGTTGTTTCCGCGGCTGGAGGAGCGCAAGTCCCAGCTTGCCGGCACCCTGAGCGGCGGCGAGCAACAGATGCTTGCACTTGGCCGTGCCATGATGACCGACTGCAAGGTGATGCTTCTGGACGAGCCGTCCATGGGGCTTTCGCCCCTTCTCGTGAAGGAAGTTTTCCGGATCATCAGGGAGATCAACGCGAAGGGAACGACCATCCTCCTGGTGGAGCAAAACGCCAACATGGCGCTGAAGATAGCCGATCGCGGCTACGTTCTGGAAACGGGCAGGATCGTTCTGGAAGGAAGTGCAAGGGATCTGGCCCACGACCCGCGGGTGAAGGAAGCGTACCTGGGGCATCAGGAAGGAGAGGAAGGGGGCGGCCGCCCGGAAGTAAATGTGCCCCTCTCACCGCCGCCACTTTCTGCTGGATACAGTGAGAGCACAATTTCTTGA
- a CDS encoding branched-chain amino acid ABC transporter permease has translation MGEPRKTHVTFRNVAVATLIVAALVQLLGNAGLFNNYYLHILAIIGMNIILVASLNLVNGYMGEFALGHAGFMAVGAYAAALIALKLPLPALARLPLSLAGGVLAAGLVGYLVGLVTFKTVGDYLAIITLGFNMIIVNAIQNIDYLGGPRGLTAIPKGTNLVTVAVCTVLTYWILRNLVDSIYGRMWLSIRENAIAGELMGIDVNRVKNLAFTIAAAFAGLAGGLYAQYQQFITPKSFDYLKTTDILVMLYLGGMGSLSGSILGVVFYTLLMELLRNILGIVAPQLADMRMLLSPLILVLIMLTRQYGLMGNREWRWLLPDEKKAEGSDA, from the coding sequence ATGGGAGAACCACGGAAAACGCACGTCACCTTCCGCAACGTTGCCGTCGCCACACTGATAGTTGCCGCTCTCGTGCAGCTCCTCGGAAATGCCGGCCTCTTCAACAACTACTACCTGCACATTCTGGCGATCATCGGGATGAATATCATCCTGGTGGCGAGCCTCAATCTGGTGAACGGGTACATGGGGGAGTTCGCCCTCGGGCACGCCGGTTTCATGGCTGTGGGCGCCTACGCCGCGGCGCTCATCGCGCTGAAGCTTCCCCTTCCCGCGCTGGCGCGCCTCCCCCTTTCTCTCGCGGGTGGGGTCCTCGCTGCGGGGCTCGTCGGCTACCTCGTGGGGCTGGTGACCTTCAAGACGGTCGGGGATTACCTGGCGATCATTACCCTCGGCTTCAACATGATCATCGTGAACGCCATCCAGAACATCGATTACCTCGGTGGTCCGCGAGGGCTCACCGCGATCCCCAAGGGGACCAATCTGGTGACGGTGGCGGTGTGCACGGTCCTGACGTACTGGATTTTGCGCAACCTGGTCGATTCGATCTACGGCCGGATGTGGCTCTCCATCAGGGAGAACGCCATCGCCGGCGAGCTGATGGGGATCGACGTGAACCGGGTAAAGAACCTCGCCTTCACCATCGCCGCCGCCTTCGCGGGTCTGGCGGGGGGGCTCTACGCCCAGTATCAGCAGTTCATCACCCCGAAGAGCTTCGATTATCTGAAGACGACCGACATCCTGGTCATGCTCTACCTGGGGGGGATGGGAAGTCTTTCCGGCTCCATCCTCGGAGTCGTGTTCTACACCCTCCTCATGGAGCTCCTGCGCAACATCCTCGGCATCGTTGCCCCGCAACTGGCGGACATGCGCATGCTCCTCAGTCCTTTGATCCTCGTACTCATCATGCTGACCCGTCAGTACGGACTCATGGGGAATCGCGAGTGGCGCTGGCTGCTGCCGGATGAAAAAAAGGCGGAGGGAAGCGATGCTTAA
- a CDS encoding ABC transporter ATP-binding protein has translation MLKVENLSKSFGGLAATQEFCLDLGPGDIQGIIGPNGAGKTTVFNLITGIYRPDTGQVRLCEEEVAGLRSDAISRRGIARTFQNIRLFGKMTVWDNVLIAFHQRIGYGLFDAIFRLPLFKMREQQVCSESMEFLERFGLADRRHELAENLPYGEQRRLEIARALATNPRILLLDEPAAGMNPVEVEGLIGLIRDIHRDFDLSILLIEHHMPVVLKLCRHVQVMDFGKTIAAGDPHAVTSDPLVIKAYLGDEEEGL, from the coding sequence ATGCTTAAGGTAGAAAATCTCTCCAAGTCCTTCGGCGGCCTTGCGGCGACCCAGGAGTTCTGCCTCGATCTGGGTCCCGGCGACATCCAGGGGATCATCGGCCCCAACGGGGCGGGGAAGACCACCGTCTTCAACCTGATCACCGGGATCTACCGCCCCGACACCGGCCAGGTCAGGCTCTGTGAAGAGGAGGTTGCCGGTCTCCGCTCCGATGCGATCTCCCGCCGCGGCATCGCCCGTACCTTTCAAAACATACGCCTTTTCGGAAAGATGACGGTGTGGGACAACGTCCTCATTGCCTTTCACCAGCGTATCGGCTACGGACTCTTCGACGCGATCTTCCGTCTCCCTCTCTTCAAGATGCGGGAGCAGCAGGTCTGCTCCGAGAGCATGGAATTCCTCGAGCGCTTCGGCCTTGCCGACCGCCGTCATGAACTGGCCGAGAACCTCCCGTACGGCGAGCAGCGGCGCCTGGAGATAGCCCGGGCGCTGGCCACCAATCCGCGCATCCTCCTCCTGGACGAGCCGGCAGCCGGCATGAATCCGGTCGAGGTGGAGGGGCTGATCGGGCTGATTCGCGACATCCACCGGGACTTCGATCTTTCCATCCTCCTCATCGAGCACCACATGCCGGTAGTCCTGAAGCTCTGCCGTCACGTCCAGGTGATGGACTTCGGGAAAACGATAGCTGCCGGAGACCCGCATGCAGTGACGAGCGATCCGCTGGTCATCAAGGCGTATCTGGGAGATGAGGAGGAAGGGCTATGA
- a CDS encoding transposase gives MARKARIHYPGAFYHVILRGNCRADIFFAEEDRLRLCLLLQEGIDRFQHTIHAFCLMPNHLHLVMQVGRITLSRIIHNLSFRYTQWVNWRHTRVGHIFQGRYKAILVDADCYLLELVRYVHLNPVRAGIAPSPSEYRWSGHAAYSQEAVIPWLSTDHVLSQFSKDREVATEAYKRFVEAGTSEGRRSDFHGEGNDDRRILAGKEFVRHLPRQAGIGESPKISVGDVISAVCTRLNIEPGVLAQRGKNRVSSRARGMAAWIVQDLPSCTLTELARFTGRDVSTLSAAAQRLETQAKTKADSTVLTEKAEICSQITKCKA, from the coding sequence ATGGCCCGCAAAGCTCGCATCCATTACCCCGGCGCATTTTATCACGTCATCCTCCGCGGCAATTGCAGAGCAGATATTTTTTTTGCGGAGGAGGACCGATTAAGGTTGTGCCTCCTCCTGCAGGAGGGAATTGATCGTTTTCAGCACACAATTCACGCATTCTGCCTCATGCCCAATCACCTCCATCTGGTCATGCAGGTAGGACGCATCACCCTCTCCCGCATCATCCATAACCTCTCGTTTCGCTATACCCAATGGGTTAATTGGCGCCACACACGCGTCGGCCATATCTTCCAGGGCAGATACAAGGCTATTCTCGTGGATGCAGATTGCTATCTTCTTGAACTTGTACGTTACGTCCACCTCAATCCCGTACGAGCGGGAATAGCGCCCTCGCCTTCGGAGTACCGTTGGAGTGGCCATGCGGCCTATTCGCAGGAGGCGGTAATTCCGTGGCTGTCTACGGATCACGTGCTCAGTCAATTTTCAAAAGACCGAGAGGTAGCAACTGAGGCGTACAAGCGGTTTGTGGAAGCCGGCACCAGTGAGGGAAGAAGGAGCGACTTCCATGGGGAGGGCAATGACGACCGTAGAATCCTTGCGGGGAAGGAGTTCGTTCGGCACCTGCCGAGGCAAGCAGGCATTGGCGAGTCCCCAAAAATCTCGGTTGGAGATGTCATCTCCGCAGTCTGCACTCGGCTCAACATTGAGCCTGGCGTGCTTGCGCAGCGAGGGAAGAACAGGGTCTCTTCGCGTGCGAGGGGAATGGCGGCGTGGATTGTTCAGGACCTGCCGTCGTGCACGCTGACGGAACTTGCACGCTTCACAGGAAGGGATGTCTCGACTCTCAGCGCTGCAGCACAGCGACTAGAAACGCAGGCTAAGACTAAGGCCGACAGTACCGTTCTCACGGAGAAAGCAGAGATCTGCTCCCAAATCACCAAATGCAAAGCCTGA
- a CDS encoding IS30 family transposase, with protein MSHTHLTENERYVISHLKVAKFSLREIGRRLGRHHTSIMREIARNGPTYPDGVYWYTFTHGTALKRRHQPRSFRRQDNADLVAYVEEKLMLDWPPEAIAARLKMDFPMDRAMRISHETIYRWIYLDAREGGELHKHLRRRRRNRRRQTRYCAGRRFIPGRVSIKERPAVVGTRERFGDWEGDTLHGAKGAGNLATYVERKSRFLLAARLADRRAATMTDHSARCFSPLPEILCQTVTVDNGSEFAEFKDLETKTGLTVYFADPYASWQRGTNENTNGILRHYFPKGFDFRTLSEEEIQQVVKQVNDRPRKCLGYRTPAEVLRASFGGAFTT; from the coding sequence ATGTCCCACACGCATCTTACAGAAAATGAGCGATATGTCATCAGCCATTTGAAGGTGGCGAAATTTAGCCTTCGCGAAATCGGCCGTAGGCTTGGACGCCATCACACAAGCATCATGCGCGAGATTGCGCGCAACGGCCCGACATACCCCGATGGAGTTTACTGGTACACCTTCACGCATGGCACTGCGCTTAAACGTCGTCACCAGCCCAGGTCTTTCCGGCGGCAGGACAACGCCGATCTGGTCGCTTACGTTGAAGAGAAATTGATGCTGGATTGGCCACCTGAAGCCATTGCCGCCAGGCTCAAAATGGATTTCCCAATGGACCGGGCGATGCGCATCAGTCATGAAACCATCTACCGCTGGATTTACCTAGACGCCAGAGAAGGTGGCGAGCTTCACAAGCATCTTCGCCGTCGGAGGCGGAATCGCCGTAGGCAAACGCGCTACTGCGCAGGACGGCGGTTCATTCCGGGTCGAGTCTCAATTAAGGAGAGGCCGGCAGTAGTTGGTACCAGAGAACGATTTGGGGACTGGGAAGGCGACACGCTGCACGGTGCGAAAGGCGCAGGAAACCTTGCCACGTACGTTGAGCGCAAGAGCCGCTTTTTACTTGCCGCAAGACTCGCAGACAGAAGGGCCGCAACCATGACGGATCATAGCGCGAGGTGCTTCAGCCCTCTGCCCGAGATCCTCTGCCAGACAGTAACCGTTGATAACGGTAGTGAGTTTGCGGAATTCAAAGATCTGGAAACTAAGACAGGGCTTACCGTGTATTTCGCGGATCCTTATGCGTCTTGGCAGCGTGGCACCAATGAGAACACAAACGGCATCTTGCGGCACTACTTTCCGAAGGGGTTCGACTTCAGGACCCTATCAGAGGAAGAAATTCAGCAGGTCGTGAAACAGGTCAACGATCGACCACGAAAGTGCCTCGGCTACCGGACTCCTGCGGAAGTTCTGCGTGCATCATTCGGTGGTGCATTTACAACTTGA